The Thermodesulfobacteriota bacterium DNA window GCGGTCATCCCACTGGCGGGTCTGTATCCTGCCCTCCAGGTAGACCTGCTTGCCCTTGGAGAGGTACTCGCCGCATATCTCGGCCAGCTTCCCGAAGGCCACTATCCTGTGCCACTCGGTCCTCTCCTGCTTCTGCCCTTCCTTGTCCTTCCAGTTCTCGCTGGTGGCTATACGGAAGTTGACCACCGCGGTGCCGCTCGGCGTGTAGCGTATCTCCGGGTCGGCCCCGAGGTTCCCCACGAGTATAGCCTTGTTTACTCCTGCCATAACCCCCCCCCTTTTCGGTTGGAATTGGAAATAGTTTAGCTGCGTTAATCGACCCGGCTAATTTACCACCCGGCAGATTAAAGTTCAAGGCTTTTCAACCCAAGCCCATAAAATTGACAAAAACGGCGTAAATAAGGTACTATTCTCCGATGATTTTCCGGACGATTATCACCTGGGGGCTCGGCATCCCCGTAACGCTCGTACTCTTCGTCTTCGCGCTTATCGGAGGCATTACGGACCCGAGCGGCAAGACGGTCCATAAGGTGGGGACCTTATGGGTCAAGGCAATCCTCATGCTCGCGGGCGTAAAGGTGGAGGTCCGGGGGCTTGAGAACATACCCGCCGGGACGGTAATCCTCGCGTCCAACCACCGGGGCACCTTCGACATACCCGTGCTTCAGGCCAACCTTCCCGTACCGTTCCACTGGGTGGCCAAGAAGGGGCTCTTCGACGTCCCCATCATCGGCTGGACCATGAGGCTCGCCGGCTACGTCCCCATACACATGGACGGCGCGGCGAAGGCCTTCCGGAGCATCAGCGACGCCTCGGAGAAGCTCAAGGCCGGCACCTCGCTCTTCATGTTCCCCGAGGGCACGAGGAACGTAAAGGACGAACTGCTGCCCTTTAAGCGCGGCTGCTTCATGCTCGCCGTAAAGAGCGGCGTGCCGATCGTGCCGATCGCAATAAGCGGCACCCGCGATATCATGCGGCTCGGGGGCGTGCTCATAAGGCCTGCGACCGCGAGGCTGTACGTCGGCGAGCTAATCCCCTCGAAGGGGCCGGACGGGCCGGTGGACGAAAGGGAGTTGAAAGAAAAAACAAGGGCGGCGATCGAGAAGGGGCTCTCCATAATAACGGCCGACAAAACGCCTGGCCAAAACCTGCTGAGTGAACCTCCTGAGTAAACCGGCTGAATATCAATGGCGACTTCGAGCACCAGTATAGACAAAAAAAAGGTTACGAGGGGACATGGTTTTCTCGAAAATTTCCTTGCCGGACTAAGGGCGAAGAAGGCCGAATCCCGCATCCCCCCCGCCTCCCGCAAGGGACGCATACTGGATGTAGGATGCGGCAGCTACCCGCTCTTCCTTATGGGGACGGAGTTCAGCGAGAAGTTCGGCGTCGACCAGACCGTAACCCCCGACATACGCGAAGAGCTCTCACGGTCCGGTATAGCCCTGGTAAACCACGACTTCGAACACGAAGGCAGCCTCCCCTTCCAGGAAGACCACTTCGACGTCGTCACCATGCTCGCGACCATCGAGCACATAGAGCCCCGGTCGGTCACCTCACTCCTGGGCGACGTCCGCCGGGTCATGGTGCCCGGTGGAGCGCTTATCCTGACCACGCCGCTCGCCTGGACCGACGGCCTCCTCCGGGTGATGGCGAAGCTCAGGCTCGTCAGCCCGGTCGAACTGGAAGACCACAAGGACATCTACACCCCCGAGAAGATGGTGTCTCTGCTCCGCGAGGGCGGCTTCGAGGAGGAGAATATACGGTTCGAGTACTTCGAGCTCTTCATGAACATGTGCGTCGTGGCGGCGAAGTAACCGCCGCGCCGACGCATGAAAGGGTCGGGTTCTACCGACTCTTAATAACCCCCTTCCTCTCGCAAAACTCAAACAACCTGCACTCCGAGCAGTGCGGGCTTACGGGCTTGCAGAGGTTCTGGCCGTAGGTTACGAGGAGGTCGTTTATAGGTATCCAGTGGCGTTTCGGGAGCTTTTCGCGCAGCGCCGTTTCCGTCTCTTCGGGGTTCTTCGTCTTCACATAACCCCAGCGGTTCGTAATCCTGTGCACGTGCGTGTCCACGCAGATGCCGGGCTTGCCGAAACCCAGAGTAACGACGAGGTTCGCGGTCTTACGACCCACGCCTTTAAGCTTCAAAAGACCCTCTATGGTATCCGGCACCTTTGAGCCGTGCTCTTCGGCAAGCTCCCTCGATATATCCTTTATAATCCGGGCCTTGGTGCGATAAAAACCCGCCGGATAGATGGCCTTCTCGATTACGCCCGTCGTAAGGGCGGCTGTCTCCTTTGGCGTGGATGCCAGATCGAAGAGCCGCGCCGAGGCCGCAGCCGTCACCTCATCCTTTGTTCTCAAACTCAAGAGGCACGAAATAAGTACCCGGAAGGGATCGCGCGTACGCTCGGAGACCACGGTCACGGCCGGGACCTTGAAGCGCTTTATCTCCTTCTTTAAGACCGAGACGACCTTTGATATATCCGTATCCTCCATAGCTCAGGATGCAAGTATAACAAAAAAAGGGTGCCCCGCCTATAACAGGCGGGGCACCCTTTGGTATAACCACAGGCATAGCTAAGAAACGAAAGGCCCCTGAGTAAAAGAGCCCCCGGCTCTTTACATCATGCCGCCCATGCCTCCCATTCCACCCATGCCACCCATACCACCCATGTCGGGCATGGCCGGTGCGCCCTTATCGTCGCTGGGCTTATCGGCTATCAGGGCCTCGGTGGTGAGCATGAGGCCCGCTATGGAAGAGGCGTTCTGGAGCGCTATCCTCGATACCTTGGTCGGGTCTATGACGCCGGCCTTAACGAGGTCCTCGTACTGCTCGGTGGCCGCGTTGAAGCCGAAGGCCCCCTTCCCGTTCCTTACCTTCTCGACCACTATCGAGCCCTCGAGCCCGGCGTTGGCCACTATCTGGCGGACCGGCTCTTCGAGCGCCCTCCTGACGAGGTTCGCGCCGAACTGCTGGTCCCCTTCGAGTTCGAGCTTCTCGACGGCCTTCAAGATCCGGAGGTATGTGACGCCGCCTCCGGGCACGACGCCCTCTTCGACGGCGGCCCTCGTGGCGTGGAGCGCGTCCTCGACCCTTGCCTTCTTCTCCTTCATCTCGATCTCGGTGGCGGCGCCGACGTTTATGACGGCCACTCCGCCGACGAGCTTGGCGAGACGCTCCTGGAGCTTCTCCTTGTCGTAATCCGAGGTGCTCTCCTCTATCTGTGCCCTCATCTGCTTGACGCGGCCGTCGATGTCGTCCTTCTTGCCCGCGCCGTCTATGATGGTGGTGTTCTCCTTGTCGATGACTATCCTCTTGGCCCTGCCAAGGTCCTTTACGTCGATGCTATCGAGCTTAATGCCAAGCTCCTCGGCTATGAGCTTGCCGCCGGTCAGCGCCGCTATGTCCTCGAGCATGGCCTTACGCCTGTCGCCGAAGCCCGGTGCCTTTACCGTGCAGGTGTGGAGCGTGCCGCGGAGCTTGTTGACCACGAGTGTCGCGAGCGCCTCGCCCTCTACGTCCTCGGCGATTATGAGGAGCTGCTTGCCCATCTTGGCGACCTTCTCGAGTACGGGCAGCAGGTCGCGCATGTTCGATATCTTCTTCTCGTGGATGAGTATGTAGGCGTCCTCCAGGATGCACTCCATCCTCTCGGCGTCCGTGACGAAGTAAGGCGAGAGGTAGCCCCTGTCGAACTGCATGCCCTCG harbors:
- a CDS encoding single-stranded DNA-binding protein — translated: MAGVNKAILVGNLGADPEIRYTPSGTAVVNFRIATSENWKDKEGQKQERTEWHRIVAFGKLAEICGEYLSKGKQVYLEGRIQTRQWDDRDGNKRYTTEVVANQMQMLGRVGDAPAKMPSSGSSSGGSSSGGSSSGGASSAEEPPPPDMDDVPF
- a CDS encoding lysophospholipid acyltransferase family protein; the encoded protein is MIFRTIITWGLGIPVTLVLFVFALIGGITDPSGKTVHKVGTLWVKAILMLAGVKVEVRGLENIPAGTVILASNHRGTFDIPVLQANLPVPFHWVAKKGLFDVPIIGWTMRLAGYVPIHMDGAAKAFRSISDASEKLKAGTSLFMFPEGTRNVKDELLPFKRGCFMLAVKSGVPIVPIAISGTRDIMRLGGVLIRPATARLYVGELIPSKGPDGPVDERELKEKTRAAIEKGLSIITADKTPGQNLLSEPPE
- a CDS encoding class I SAM-dependent methyltransferase yields the protein MATSSTSIDKKKVTRGHGFLENFLAGLRAKKAESRIPPASRKGRILDVGCGSYPLFLMGTEFSEKFGVDQTVTPDIREELSRSGIALVNHDFEHEGSLPFQEDHFDVVTMLATIEHIEPRSVTSLLGDVRRVMVPGGALILTTPLAWTDGLLRVMAKLRLVSPVELEDHKDIYTPEKMVSLLREGGFEEENIRFEYFELFMNMCVVAAK
- the nth gene encoding endonuclease III; the encoded protein is MEDTDISKVVSVLKKEIKRFKVPAVTVVSERTRDPFRVLISCLLSLRTKDEVTAAASARLFDLASTPKETAALTTGVIEKAIYPAGFYRTKARIIKDISRELAEEHGSKVPDTIEGLLKLKGVGRKTANLVVTLGFGKPGICVDTHVHRITNRWGYVKTKNPEETETALREKLPKRHWIPINDLLVTYGQNLCKPVSPHCSECRLFEFCERKGVIKSR
- the groL gene encoding chaperonin GroEL (60 kDa chaperone family; promotes refolding of misfolded polypeptides especially under stressful conditions; forms two stacked rings of heptamers to form a barrel-shaped 14mer; ends can be capped by GroES; misfolded proteins enter the barrel where they are refolded when GroES binds) gives rise to the protein MAAKEIAFSHNARTAILHGVNTLADAVKITLGPKGRNVVIDKSFGAPTITKDGVTVAREIELENKFENMGAQMLKEVASKTSDVAGDGTTTATVLAQGIFREGSKLVAAGHNPMDLKRGIDKSVEAAVKEMGKLSKSIKDKTEIAQVGTISANGDAGIGDIIADAMEKVGKEGVITVEEAKGMETVLDVVEGMQFDRGYLSPYFVTDAERMECILEDAYILIHEKKISNMRDLLPVLEKVAKMGKQLLIIAEDVEGEALATLVVNKLRGTLHTCTVKAPGFGDRRKAMLEDIAALTGGKLIAEELGIKLDSIDVKDLGRAKRIVIDKENTTIIDGAGKKDDIDGRVKQMRAQIEESTSDYDKEKLQERLAKLVGGVAVINVGAATEIEMKEKKARVEDALHATRAAVEEGVVPGGGVTYLRILKAVEKLELEGDQQFGANLVRRALEEPVRQIVANAGLEGSIVVEKVRNGKGAFGFNAATEQYEDLVKAGVIDPTKVSRIALQNASSIAGLMLTTEALIADKPSDDKGAPAMPDMGGMGGMGGMGGMGGMM